From Cryptosporangium aurantiacum:
GTGTCGCTCGTCCGACCCCCGACCGTGCAGGTTCGAGCGACGGTGCCGCCGGAGTTGCCGTTCGCGATCGACCGCCCACCGGAGCGTCCGCCGGAGGTGTCGTTCGGACCCCAGGCGACGCCCCGGCACGCGCTGCCCGACCCTGCGGCGCACGCTCGCGCGCTCGTCCTCGCGTTGCTCGAGGTCCTGAGCGGACGCCGTCCCGAGCGCCAATTACGGGCGCACCTCACCGAAGAGGCGTACGAGCGCCTCTCCGGTCGGCTGCATCGCGCCCGTGCCCGCGCCGCGGCCGGCACGGCAACGATCCCCGGGCCGGCCGCCCGGACGCGCATCCATATCGGCCGGACGCTGGTGTGCGAACCGGCCGACGGCGTCGCCGAGGTCACGGTGCTGGCCAAGGTCGGCACCCGCACCAGGGCCATCGCGGTGCGCTTGGAAGGACTGGACGGTCGCTGGCGCTGCCCCGTCCTCACGATCCTGTGACAGCGGTCTCACGAGCCGCCGAACCGATTGCATTTGGAAGGGCCATAGGCCTCGCAAATGCAATCCGCTTCGCCGTCATCGAGCTAGTCCGCCGCGGCGGCGGGCTCTTCGACCTCTTGGGGTTCGGTTCCGGCGTTTGGTTCCGGCCGCACCTGCACCTCGGTGATCGCTCGCCGCCGCACCGCCCGCACCTCGAACGACCAGCGATCCACGGTCACCGCGTCACCCGGCGAGCGCGGGATCCGCCCCAGCACCGCCAGGATCAGACCGGCCACGGTCGTGTAGTCACCCTCCGGCCGGTGCGGCAGCTCGATCGCGATGTCGACCAGGTCGTGCACCGGGAACGACCCCGGGAGCAGCATCGAACCGTCCTCGGCGATCTGCACCGACCGGACGTCCTTGTCGGTCTCGTCGTAGATCTCGCCAACGACCTCCTCGACGAGGTCCTCCACCGTGACGAGCCCGTCGATGTCGCCGTGCTCGTCGACGACCAGCGCCAGCTGGGTGCGCGCCGACGACAGCTCGCGCAGCGCGTCCGGAACCCGCATGCTGCCGGGCAGCGCCGGTACCTGGCGGATCCGGTCGATCAGCCGTCCCTCGTCGTCGAGCAGGTCGCGCAGGTGCACGACGCCGATGACGTCGTCCAGCGAGCCCCGCACCGCCACCGGCGCCCGGCTGTGACCGGAGTCGGCCAGCGCCCGGCGCGCCCGCGGAACGTCGTACTCGACCGGCAGGACGAACGCCTCGCGGCGCGGCACCAGGATCTCGCGCAGCACGCGGTCACCCACTTCCAGCGCGCCGACGATCATCGTCTGCTGGAGCGGTGTGAAGCCCTTGTGGGAGCTCACCATCTCGGTGACCTCCTCGCGGGTGACCTCCTCACGCTGCCGATCGGGATCACTGCCCAGCAGCCGGACGACGGCGTCGGTGGTGATGCCGAGCAGCCAGATCGCCGGGCGGCTGAGCGTCGAGAGGAGGTCGAGCGGGCGGGCGACCGCGAGTGCCCAGCCCTCGGCTCGCTGCATCGCGATGCGCTTCGGGGCGAGCTCACCGAAGACCAGCGTCACGAACGTCAGCAGGATCGTGACGATGACGATCGAGACCGGCCGCGCCGCGTTGCCGAGGAACCCGAGGGGGCCGACCAGCGGTTGCGCGAGCGATACCGCGGCCGTCGCGGAAGCGAGGAACCCGGCGAGCGTGATCCCGACCTGAATCGTGGCCATGAAGCGGTTGGAGTCCCGCGCCAGCTTGGCGAGCACCCGGCCACCGGATCCGCGGCGAGACAATCGTTGCAGCTGGCTCTCGCGGAGCGAGATCAGCGCGATCTCACTACCGGCGAAAGCGGCGTTCAGCAGGACGAGCAGAGCGACGAGTGCCAGTTGGGCACCGACGGAGTCCATGGTTCCTCTCGGGAGCCGAAAAGACCCACTCGGCAGCGGGCCGCGCCGGTGGGACCGGCGGGCCGGACGATGCGCCGCCAGCATCGGCGGCGACCGGGACCCTGCCGGGAGTTAACCCTACCAACGCCTACCCAGCGTTCCCCGCCGCGCAAACGCGGCGCAACCGCCGCGCTGAACGCCGCGCGGCGCCGCTGCGGACGGTGACCGTCCTGCGGCGGCGCCGCGCCGGGCGTCCGAATGAAAGACCTACGCGGGACCGCCCGGCGCACCGTGGCAGCGCTTGTACTTCTTGCCCGAGCCACACGGGCAGGGCGCGTTCCGCGACGGACCCGCACCGACCTTCTGCCCCGGCGACGCCGCCTTCCGGCCCCCGGACGTCCCGGACGACCCGGCCGCCGCACCCAGCGGCGATTCGGTCGCCACCGCGACACCGCCACCGGTGCCGGCCTCGCCGTCGATCGTCGGCGAGCTGTACTGCAGCGGCTGGTTCGACGGGCGCGGCTTGATCAGCCCCTGCACCTCGACGTGCCGCTCGATCGGCGTCTCCACGGTGGGCGAGTCGTCGGCCGACGGAGCCGGTGCGGGCGCTTCCTCGGTCTGGATCTCGGCGTGGAAGAGCAGCCGGATCGACTCCTCCTTGATGCCCTCCATCATCCCGTTGAAGAGATCGAAGCCCTCACGCTGGTACTCGACCAGCGGGTCGCGCTGGGCGTAGGCCCGCAGGCCAATGCCCTCCTGGAGGTAGTCCATCTCGTAGAGGTGCTCGCGCCACTTCCGGTCGAGCACCGCGAGCACGATCTGCCGCTCGGCGTCGCGCATGAGCTCGGAACCGAGCTCCTTCTCGCGGAGGTCGTACGCCGACTGCGCGTCCTCGGTGAGCCGCGCGATCAGCAGCTCGGCGTCGATCGCCTCGCGCCCGCCGACCTCCTCCTCGAGCTCCTCCAGCGTGAACGAGACCGGGTAGATCAGGTTGAGGCTCTTGAACAGCTCCTCGAGGTCCCAGTCCTCGGCGTACCCCTCACCGGTGGTGGCGCCGACGTACGCCTCGACGATGTCGTCCAGCATGTGCCGCATCTGCTCCTGCAGGTCGGCACCGTCCAACACCTGCTTGCGCTCGGCGTAGATCACCTGGCGCTGCTTGTTGAGCACCTCGTCGTACTTGAGGACGTTCTTCCGCGCCTCGGCGTTCTGCTGCTCGATCTGGGTCTGCGCCGACTGGATCTGGCGGCTGACCATCTTCGACTCGATCGGGACGTCGTCCGGGATGTTGAGGCGGTCCATGATCGCCTCGACCGCACCGGAGTTGAACCGTCGCATCAGGTCGTCACCGAGCGACAGGTAGAACCGGGACTCACCGGGGTCACCCTGCCGACCCGACCGGCCACGCAGCTGGTTGTCGATCCGCCGCGACTCGTGCCGCTCGGTGCCGAGGACATACAGGCCGCCGGCGTCGGTGACCTTCTCGGCCTCCTCCTCGACCTCTTCCTTGACCCGTTCGATCGTGGCCTCGAGCAGCTCGTCCCAGTCCTCGTCGTCCGGGGTGTGGCCACCGTTGCGCAGCTCGGCAGCGGCCAGGAACTCCGGGTTGCCGCCGAGCATGATGTCGGTACCACGGCCGGCCATGTTCGTCGCGACCGTGACCGCACCCTCGCGCCCGGCCTGGGCGATGATCTCGGCCTCACGCGCGTGGTTCTTCGCGTTCAGCACCTCGTGCCGGATACCGCGCCGGTTGAGCATCGTCGACAGGTACTCGGACTTCTCGACGCTGGTGGTGCCGACCAGGACCGGCTGGCCGTTGGCGTGCCGCTCGGCGATGTCCTCGACGACCGCCTCGAACTTCGCCGGTTCGGTCTTGTAGACGACGTCCGCCTTGTCGAGCCGGATCATGTCCCGGTGCGTCGGGATCGGCACGACGCCGACGCTGTAGGTCTTCTGGAACTCGCCGGCCTCGGTCATGGCCGTACCGGTCATGCCACCGAGCTTGTCGTACAGCCGGAAGTAGTTCTGCAGCGTGATCGTGGCGAGCGTCTGGTTCTCGTCCTTGATGTTCACGCCTTCTTTGGCCTCGATGGCCTGGTGCATGCCCTCGCTGTAACGACGGCCGTGCAGCACGCGACCGGTGAACTCGTCGACGATCAGGACTTCACCGTCGACAACGATGTAGTCCTTGTCCTTCTTGAAGAGCTCCTTGGCCTTCAGCGCGTTGTTCAGGTAGCCGATCAGCGGCGTGTTGACGGCCTCGTACAGGTTGTCGATGCCGAGCTGGTCCTCGACCTTCTCGACGCCCTCCTCGCTGATGCCGACCGTGCGCTTGCCCTCGTCGACCTCGTAGTCCCGGTCACGCCGCAGCCGCGGGACGATCCGGGCGAACTCGGTGTACCAGCGCGCCGACTGCTCAGCCGGGCCGGAGATGATCAGCGGCGTACGGGCCTCGTCGATCAGGATCGAGTCGACCTCGTCGACGATCGCGAAGAAGTGACCGCGCTGGACCAGCTCCTGGCCGGAACCGGCCATGTTGTCGCGCAGGTAGTCGAAGCCGAACTCGTTGTTCGTGCCGTATGTGATGTCGCACTCGTACGCGGCCTTGTGCGCGCCGGGCAGCGCGTTCGGCAGGATCGTGCCGACCGAGAGCCCGAGGAACCGGTGGATCCGGCCCATCCACTCGGCGTCACGTTGTGCCAGGTAGTCGTTGACCGTGACGACGTGGACGCCCTTGCCTGCCAGCGCGTTCAGGTACGCCGGGAGCACACAGGTGAGGGTCTTGCCCTCACCGGTCTTCATCTCGGCGATGTTGCCCAGGTGCAGCGCCGCGCCACCCATCAGCTGGACGTCGTAGTGCCGCTGCCCGAGCACGCGCCTGGCGCCCTCGCGAGCGACGGCGAACGCTTCGGGGAGCAGGTCGTCGAGCGTCTGGCCGTCCGCGTACCTCTCTTTGAACTGGTCGGTCAGTTCGCGCAGCTCCGCGTCCGTCAGGTCCGTGTACTCGTCCTCGATCGAGTTCACGGTGTCGGCTATCGCCTTGAGACGGCGAATGATCCGCCCCTCGCCGGCGCGGAGGATCTTCTCGAAGATCACGGGTTCGGTCAGCTCCCTCAGATGTCCTACCGCCATCGTAGGCGCGGGCGTGCGGCGGCGGGCCTCCCGCGCTACGCGGCCAGCCGTCCACCGGTCGGGGCACACGGCCAAAAACATGTCACAGCCCACCCAGTAAACCGCAGCGGCGAGCCGACGGTTCCCGGGAGCGGCAACCTGTGGGTCACCGGCGTCCGCGGAACTCCGAACAATAGTCGGGCCGGGACATTTTGCCGAAGATTTCCCCGTTTGCGCCGTACCCAGTGCTGCCCGCACCGGGTCGAGCGGCCAGGATGTCGGGGTGGACACCGTGGAGATCGCCGCCGGCCGCTTCCAACTGCGGCCGTGCCAGGCCGTCGACGCCGACTGGATCTTCCGCGCCTGCCAGGACCCCGCAATCCAGCGCTGGACCCGCGTCCCCACCCCCTACCGCCTCGACGACGCCGTCGCGTACGCCACCGAGTACGTCGAAGAATCCTGGAAGTCGGGTCGGGCGGCACCGTTCGGCGTGTTCGACGCGGTCAGTGGCGAGGGGCTCGGCACGGTCGGCCTGGTATCGATGGACCTTCCCGAGGGGCTCGCCGAGGTCGGCTACTGGGCCGCTCCCTGGGCTCGCCGCCGCGGCGTGGCGACCGCGAGCACGCTGGCCGTCGCCCGCTGGGCGTTCGGCGCGCTCGGGGTGGCGCGGCTCTGCTGGCTCGCCGAGGTCGGCAACGACGGCTCCCGCGCCGTCGCCGAGCGCGCCGGTTTCACCGTCGAGGGGGTTCTGCGAGATCGCATCCGGCGCCGTGACGGTTCCCGCGCGGATGCCTGGATCGGCTCGTTGTTGCCCTCCGACCTCTAGATCGACGCCGTCCGGCGAGCCACCGTGGGCGGGTTCCGCTCCGCCGTCGGGGTCCAGGCCCGTGCCCTCGCGTCCCCGCCGTAGACACGAAGCGGACGCCCGGCGCGCTGCCGAGCGTCCGCATGACGCTGTTGCATTTGCATTTGCTACGGCGGTGGAGCCCGCCGGCCGCTAGATCCCCAGGCAGATGACTCCGTAGTCGTAGCCTTTGCGGCGGTAGACGACGCTCGGCCGACCAGTGTCCTTGTCGTTGAAGAGGTAGAAGTCGTGCCCGACGAGTTCCATCTCGAAGAGGGCGTCGTCGACGGTCATCGGCTCACCGGGGTGCTCCTTGGTGCGGACGATCCGGCACGGACCGTCCTCCCACTCGTCGAGTACAGCGACCGACCCGTGCTCCTCCAGCGTGGGTTCCGAGCCGTTCGGCAGCGCCCACATCGGCGCCGGCAGCTCTGCGGTCGCTTCCGCCATCGCCGAGGCGACCGAGACGGGGGTGCGACGACCGTGGTGAACGCGCCTGCGGTCAGCGGCGCGACGGAGACGGTTCTCCAGCTTCGTGATCGCGAGGTCCAATGCGGAGTAGAAATCCGCTGCAGCGGCTTCGCTGCGAATCACCGGACCCCGGGTTTTGACGGTGATCTCGACCCGCTGGCAAGTCTGCGCTTGCCGACGGTTCGGTTCGTGGAACAGTTCGACGTCGATACGAATCAATTTCTGGTCGTAGCGCTCGACGCGAGAGAGCTTTTCACTCACGTTCTGCCGGTAGTGATCGGGCACCTCGACGTTACGACCCTTGACGACGATGTCCACACGTACCTCCACGCTTCCGCGAACTGGTCAGCCGGCCCGACTCCGGGCGGCTTTCTCAACGAGGTACCGGTCACCCTTGCCCGTCACACGGGGCGGGAGGGAACCGGTGAGCGGCGACCTCCCCTCGATGTCATCCATCTACTCAGGGCGAGAACTGCTGTGGAACCTGACGCTAACTCTTCGGGGTAGGGGTCGTCACCCCTCCACTCCGACCAATTCATCCGGTTTGCTCAAACCGTATGCTTGTCATGCCTGGTGACCGGGTTTTCGGTTCCATCAGAATGGAATCAGACACCGCGCGTGGCGACACGCTGTACGAGCAGTCTGCACCCACTCCGCAACTTTGGCGCTACCTATCGTGACGAACACCGTTCGCGTCGGGTACCCGACGCGAGGTCGCTGCGACGAGGGCCGCGGCCCGCACCACGAACCCGCCCGCCTCCGCCGCTCGGCAGGCCTCCGCGAGCGTCGCGCCGGTCGTGACGATGTCGTCGACCAGCACGATCGTGCTGCCTTTCGGAGTGCGGTGGTGCCGCCAGGGACGTGCGCCGACCGGCCGGAATGCCCCCGCGATGTTCTCGCGGCGCTCGGCGGCGGTGAGCCCTACCGAGTCGGACGGCGTGCGACGCAGCGTGAGCAGCGAGGCGGCACGCACCGGGTACCCGCGCTGACGCAGCGTGGCGGCGGCGCAGCGAGCCAGCCGAGCCATGTGGTCGCCGTGGCGTTCCCGGATCGCCGCTGCCGAGGACGGCACCGGCACCAGCACCACCGGCCCCGCGCCGCCGGGCCAACCCCCGGCGGCGGAGAGGGCCACCGTTACGGCCGCTGCCAGGCGGGCGCCGAGCGGGCGGGCCAGCGCACGGTGGCCACGCTCCTTGTAGGCGATCAGCGCCGAGCGCAACGCCCCGCCGTACACCCCCGCCGCGACGCAGATCGCCGGGCCGTCCCCACCCGGCCGGTCGCAGGCCGGGACGAGCGACGGCTGGGTGTGCAGCGCGGACCGCCCGCACACCGGGCAGAGCGGCCCGTCGGGGCCACGACAGCCCACGCACCGCACCGGCAGCACCAGGTCGAGCACGTCCCGCCACACGCCTCAACGGTGCCCGAACACCGAGGGCCCGCGGAACCCCCTGTGGACGACGCTCAGCCCGGGTAGAACGGCGCGACTCCGGCCACCTGCAGCGCCGGCGTCACGGAGTAGTTCGCCTCCGCGCTGTAGATGCGTCCGCTCAGCTCCAGCGGGATGATCGGCTCCGGGTTCTCGGTGGGGTCCGCGGTGAGCCGGACGACCGGCGTCGTCTTGAGCCGCGTCGTCTGGATACGCGCGGGCGAGCCGTCCACGGGCGCGAGGACGATCGACACCTCGTCGCCGGCGTTCCCCGGCCGGGTGACCGCCACGGCCGCGGTCACCGCGCCGTACCAGGAGACGTCCTTCGGCGCGCCCTCGACGGCCAGCGGTCGCGCTCGCAGCACCAGCGCGCTGCCGGTCGAGCCGGTGAGCATCCCGAAGAAGACCTGCGCGGAGCTGCCGGTCCCGTTGATGAACACCGCACGCACGCCGTCCATCGAGAGCCGGATGGCCGTGATGTTCCGGAGCCGCCGCCCGTTCGGCCCGATCACCTGGATCTCGGTCGGAGTCCGCGCGTTGCCGACCCCGACCTCGAAGAGGCGCCCGCCCACCGGGACGACGACCGTGACCGAGTTACCGCCCCAGGACGGGCGCCCGATCTGCGACGCCCGCAGCGTGGGCTGCATCGTGCCGGACGCGTCGGTGATCCAGAGCCGCTGGGAACCCGCCTCGTCACGAACGACCGCGAGCCGGGTGAGGTTCATCGAGACCGCCGCCGACCTCACGTTCTTGCCCTGGACCGACGTGCCGAGCCGCAGCGGCTTCTGATCGAACGACCCGGCGTCGCTCAGCACCTTCACCGCGCCTTTCTGGACGGCGAACGTGGGTAGGTTCTGCCGGTCGACGACGACCGGGTTGTAGCGCTTCCAGGCCGACTGGTCCTGGTTGGCGCTGAAGTCATCGACGTCCAGCGGGCGGCCACCGACGGTCAGCCGGACGCTGCCGGAGAACGACGCGCTCAGCGACCAGCCCACCTCGGCCACGAACGCGTTCAACGCGTCCTTGTCCAGCGACTCGGCCTGGGCCTCGAGTTCGACGATCAGGTCGCCGTCCTCGACCGCCACCCGACTGGTGCGCTTGATCTTCGGCAGCGGGTTCACCGCGACCGGCTTCAGCGCCGCGGACGGGCCGGCGAGCACGAAGTCGACGATCTGCGTCGCGAGGTCACCGCTGCTGTCCTCGTTGACGTACCGCCGCTCGGGGATGACCAGCTGCGGGTTGGTGCCGGTGACCGCGCTCGGCGCCGCCGCGTAGTACACCGTGGTCGGCGTGAACGAGCTGGCGAACTGGTCGTCCCGGACGATCAGCGGTGGCGGCTCGGCGAACAGCCACGTGCCCCCGATCCGCGCCATCCGGACCTGGACCTGCCACGCCGAGTTCTCCGCCTCCGCGAAGACACCGTCGCTGTCGACCGTGCCGATCAGGTCCGCGCTGAACAGCGCGGTGGTGGTGGCCGCGCCGCTGGCCATCTCCGCGACCGACGCCCGGACGTCGCCGCGGACGACGACCATCGACGGGTTCTGGCTGAACGTGTTCCGGAGGGCGGGCGTGGCGAGGAAGTGGTCGCCGAGCGGGCCGGGGTTGCGGGTGGCGCGCAGCGCGTTGACGTACGCGCTCACCGAGAGCGCGGCGTCCGCCCCGGGGCGGGGCAGCAACGTGTTGACGCTGTCGCTCTCCGGTTCGCCGCTCTGGACCGCGCTGGGCGCTGCGACGGGGACGGCCGGTCCGCTGTCGGGCACGCGGGCACAGCCGCCGAGGGCGCTGGCCAGCAGCGCTGCGACGACGACCGGGACCAGACTGCTACGCACGACGCTCCGTCTCTCCGTTCTCCTGCGGTGGTACTTCCGCCAGCTCCGGCGGACGAGGTGCCTCGATCGCGCGGGGATAGCGGCTGCCCGCGTC
This genomic window contains:
- a CDS encoding Rv3235 family protein — translated: MRVPVVCRPPALEPPAVSLVRPPTVQVRATVPPELPFAIDRPPERPPEVSFGPQATPRHALPDPAAHARALVLALLEVLSGRRPERQLRAHLTEEAYERLSGRLHRARARAAAGTATIPGPAARTRIHIGRTLVCEPADGVAEVTVLAKVGTRTRAIAVRLEGLDGRWRCPVLTIL
- a CDS encoding hemolysin family protein, translated to MDSVGAQLALVALLVLLNAAFAGSEIALISLRESQLQRLSRRGSGGRVLAKLARDSNRFMATIQVGITLAGFLASATAAVSLAQPLVGPLGFLGNAARPVSIVIVTILLTFVTLVFGELAPKRIAMQRAEGWALAVARPLDLLSTLSRPAIWLLGITTDAVVRLLGSDPDRQREEVTREEVTEMVSSHKGFTPLQQTMIVGALEVGDRVLREILVPRREAFVLPVEYDVPRARRALADSGHSRAPVAVRGSLDDVIGVVHLRDLLDDEGRLIDRIRQVPALPGSMRVPDALRELSSARTQLALVVDEHGDIDGLVTVEDLVEEVVGEIYDETDKDVRSVQIAEDGSMLLPGSFPVHDLVDIAIELPHRPEGDYTTVAGLILAVLGRIPRSPGDAVTVDRWSFEVRAVRRRAITEVQVRPEPNAGTEPQEVEEPAAAAD
- the secA gene encoding preprotein translocase subunit SecA; this translates as MAVGHLRELTEPVIFEKILRAGEGRIIRRLKAIADTVNSIEDEYTDLTDAELRELTDQFKERYADGQTLDDLLPEAFAVAREGARRVLGQRHYDVQLMGGAALHLGNIAEMKTGEGKTLTCVLPAYLNALAGKGVHVVTVNDYLAQRDAEWMGRIHRFLGLSVGTILPNALPGAHKAAYECDITYGTNNEFGFDYLRDNMAGSGQELVQRGHFFAIVDEVDSILIDEARTPLIISGPAEQSARWYTEFARIVPRLRRDRDYEVDEGKRTVGISEEGVEKVEDQLGIDNLYEAVNTPLIGYLNNALKAKELFKKDKDYIVVDGEVLIVDEFTGRVLHGRRYSEGMHQAIEAKEGVNIKDENQTLATITLQNYFRLYDKLGGMTGTAMTEAGEFQKTYSVGVVPIPTHRDMIRLDKADVVYKTEPAKFEAVVEDIAERHANGQPVLVGTTSVEKSEYLSTMLNRRGIRHEVLNAKNHAREAEIIAQAGREGAVTVATNMAGRGTDIMLGGNPEFLAAAELRNGGHTPDDEDWDELLEATIERVKEEVEEEAEKVTDAGGLYVLGTERHESRRIDNQLRGRSGRQGDPGESRFYLSLGDDLMRRFNSGAVEAIMDRLNIPDDVPIESKMVSRQIQSAQTQIEQQNAEARKNVLKYDEVLNKQRQVIYAERKQVLDGADLQEQMRHMLDDIVEAYVGATTGEGYAEDWDLEELFKSLNLIYPVSFTLEELEEEVGGREAIDAELLIARLTEDAQSAYDLREKELGSELMRDAERQIVLAVLDRKWREHLYEMDYLQEGIGLRAYAQRDPLVEYQREGFDLFNGMMEGIKEESIRLLFHAEIQTEEAPAPAPSADDSPTVETPIERHVEVQGLIKPRPSNQPLQYSSPTIDGEAGTGGGVAVATESPLGAAAGSSGTSGGRKAASPGQKVGAGPSRNAPCPCGSGKKYKRCHGAPGGPA
- a CDS encoding GNAT family N-acetyltransferase gives rise to the protein MDTVEIAAGRFQLRPCQAVDADWIFRACQDPAIQRWTRVPTPYRLDDAVAYATEYVEESWKSGRAAPFGVFDAVSGEGLGTVGLVSMDLPEGLAEVGYWAAPWARRRGVATASTLAVARWAFGALGVARLCWLAEVGNDGSRAVAERAGFTVEGVLRDRIRRRDGSRADAWIGSLLPSDL
- the hpf gene encoding ribosome hibernation-promoting factor, HPF/YfiA family, encoding MDIVVKGRNVEVPDHYRQNVSEKLSRVERYDQKLIRIDVELFHEPNRRQAQTCQRVEITVKTRGPVIRSEAAAADFYSALDLAITKLENRLRRAADRRRVHHGRRTPVSVASAMAEATAELPAPMWALPNGSEPTLEEHGSVAVLDEWEDGPCRIVRTKEHPGEPMTVDDALFEMELVGHDFYLFNDKDTGRPSVVYRRKGYDYGVICLGI
- a CDS encoding ComF family protein; this encodes MWRDVLDLVLPVRCVGCRGPDGPLCPVCGRSALHTQPSLVPACDRPGGDGPAICVAAGVYGGALRSALIAYKERGHRALARPLGARLAAAVTVALSAAGGWPGGAGPVVLVPVPSSAAAIRERHGDHMARLARCAAATLRQRGYPVRAASLLTLRRTPSDSVGLTAAERRENIAGAFRPVGARPWRHHRTPKGSTIVLVDDIVTTGATLAEACRAAEAGGFVVRAAALVAATSRRVPDANGVRHDR
- a CDS encoding LpqB family beta-propeller domain-containing protein; this encodes MRSSLVPVVVAALLASALGGCARVPDSGPAVPVAAPSAVQSGEPESDSVNTLLPRPGADAALSVSAYVNALRATRNPGPLGDHFLATPALRNTFSQNPSMVVVRGDVRASVAEMASGAATTTALFSADLIGTVDSDGVFAEAENSAWQVQVRMARIGGTWLFAEPPPLIVRDDQFASSFTPTTVYYAAAPSAVTGTNPQLVIPERRYVNEDSSGDLATQIVDFVLAGPSAALKPVAVNPLPKIKRTSRVAVEDGDLIVELEAQAESLDKDALNAFVAEVGWSLSASFSGSVRLTVGGRPLDVDDFSANQDQSAWKRYNPVVVDRQNLPTFAVQKGAVKVLSDAGSFDQKPLRLGTSVQGKNVRSAAVSMNLTRLAVVRDEAGSQRLWITDASGTMQPTLRASQIGRPSWGGNSVTVVVPVGGRLFEVGVGNARTPTEIQVIGPNGRRLRNITAIRLSMDGVRAVFINGTGSSAQVFFGMLTGSTGSALVLRARPLAVEGAPKDVSWYGAVTAAVAVTRPGNAGDEVSIVLAPVDGSPARIQTTRLKTTPVVRLTADPTENPEPIIPLELSGRIYSAEANYSVTPALQVAGVAPFYPG